In Haliotis asinina isolate JCU_RB_2024 chromosome 16, JCU_Hal_asi_v2, whole genome shotgun sequence, the following are encoded in one genomic region:
- the LOC137268222 gene encoding DNA-directed RNA polymerase II subunit RPB4-like, whose product MASAGMASDQQEEDASELQFPKEFEHAETLLISEVQMLLEHRKQQNESAEEEQELSEVFMKTLNYCSRFSKFKNRETIAAVRSSLMQKKLHKFELAALANLCPETSEEAKSLIPSLEGRFEEDELQQILDDIKTKRSFQY is encoded by the exons ATGGCGAGTGCGGGGATGGCGTCTGACCAGCAAGAAGAAGATGCCTCCGAATTACAGTTCCCAAAAG AATTTGAACATGCTGAGACTCTGCTGATATCAGAAGTACAGATGTTGTTAGAACATCG aaagCAGCAGAATGAGAGTGCTGAAGAGGAGCAAGAGCTCTCTGAGGTGTTCATGAAGACACTCAACTACTGCTCCCGCTTCAGCAAGTTCAAGAACAGAGAAACCATTGCCGCTGTCAGAAG TtctctaatgcagaagaagttaCACAAGTTTGAACTTGCTGCCCTGGCTAACCTTTGCCCTGAAACATCAGAGGAAGCTAAATCTCTCATTCCCAG TTTGGAAGGAAGGTTTGAGGAGGATGAGCTGCAGCAGATATTAGATGACATCAAAACAAAGCGAAGCTTTCAGTACTGA
- the LOC137267516 gene encoding crt homolog 3-like, producing the protein MPGGRKSQMNVQNDKHPIISPADESDFENSGRYRGTGNVYPPLPPKETGPVDIVTLLRVPNEPQTRTTGKLGLSRGALTVFIAVINVVANVLMNVSLPVFAGTMDHVGGDTFVVLLVSSLWFPVIFAVMTLVMKYQTGISLSSFKPTANWKILLTVGFATTMNGVLIVFASPPSRTPPYLQGILATTVIPYTVVGRFFILRKGISLRRLVCTGIVLIGLFITVEPQIWGLEGSGDTGSGSTGNVLWPFIFALGFLPAGLSSVFVEKALHGTQSESLNFIMWTQVYQLITLLPLFWVDFIPHFGMAASIQEFGGILGTGLRCCFSSDPGCNGLWWKLWLFQIGYSFGNLFQFLLIEYAEGAVYAVVVQSMVTPLATLFWTLFKFDVQNNHFYWSPEFNITTAFTLGGLLIIVPTVIMYNYFSKQDAKEKELKEAHVRDIIDNHM; encoded by the exons ATGCCGGGTGGTAGAAAATCTCAGATGAATGTCCAAAACGACAAGCATCCAATAATATCTCCAGCTGACGaaagtgattttgaaaattcCGGCCGTTATCGTGGTACCGGAAACGTGTACCCGCCATTGCCTCCAAAAGAAACCGGACCAGTTGACATCGTAACGCTCCTACGTGTCCCCAATGAACCCCAAACTAGGACAACGGGGAAACTGGGGCTCTCAAGAGGGGCGTTAACCGTCTTCATCGCCGTTATTAACGTTGTCGCCAATGTCCTCATGAACGTCTCGCTTCCCGTGTTTGCCGGGACGATGGACCACGTTGGTGGAGACACCTTTGTTGTTCTGTTGGTGTCGTCCCTGTGGTTTCCTGTAATCTTCGCCGTTATGACTTTAGTCATGAAATACCAAACTGGAATCAGCCTCTCGTCCTTCAAACCGACCGCAAACTGGAAAATTTTGTTAACGGTGGGGTTCGCTACTACCATGAACGGGGTTCTTATTGTGTTTGCAAGTCCCCCAAGTCGCACGCCGCCATATCTGCAAGGTATCCTAGCAACCACCGTCATACCCTATACAGTTGTAGGCCGGTTTTTCATCCTCAGAAAAG GTATCAGCCTCCGACGCCTGGTTTGTACGGGAATAGTTCTCATCGGCCTCTTCATCACGGTGGAGCCCCAGATTTGGGGGCTGGAAGGGAGTGGGGATACAGGGTCCGGAAGCACAGGAAACGTACTGTGGCCTTTTATATTTGCACTGGGGTTCTTGCCAGCAGGTTTAAGCAGCGTCTTCGTGGAGAAGGCGCTCCATGGAACCCAG TCAGAATCACTAAACTTCATTATGTGGACACAAGTCTATCAGCTGATAACTCTCCTGCCGTTATTCTGGGTGGATTTCATTCCCCATTTTGGAATG GCTGCTTCAATCCAGGAGTTTGGTGGTATTCTAGGAACTGGACTTCGATGCTGCTTCAGCTCAGACCCCGGATGTAACGGCTTATGGTGGAAACTCTGGTTGTTTCAGATTGGCTATTCCTTCGGGAATCTCTTCCAATTTCTATTAATAGAATACGCAGAGGGAGCTGTTTATGCGGTTGTCGTCCAATCAATGGTGACTCCCTTGGCAACGTTGTTCTGGACCCTGTTCAAGTTTGACGTCCAAAACAACCATTTCTATTGGTCCCCGGAGTTCAACATTACCACGGCCTTCACCTTGGGCGGTCTCCTCATCATCGTGCCAACCGTAATTATGTACAACTACTTCAGCAAACAAGACGCCAAGGAGAAAGAACTGAAAGAGGCACATGTTCGTGACATCATTGACAATCACATGTAA